A genomic segment from Pseudorca crassidens isolate mPseCra1 chromosome 6, mPseCra1.hap1, whole genome shotgun sequence encodes:
- the LOC137225785 gene encoding gamma-crystallin B isoform X1, whose amino-acid sequence MGKITFYEDRGFQGRCYECSSDCPNLQPYFSRCNSIRVDSGCWMLYERPNYQGHQYFLRRGDYPDYQQWMGFNDSVRSCRLIPTVSHSGTFRMRIYERDDFRGQMSEITDDCLSLQDRFHLNEIHSLNVLEGSWVLYELPNYRGRQYLLRPGEYRRYLDWGAMNAKAGSLRRVTDFY is encoded by the exons ATGGGGAAG ATCACCTTCTATGAGGACCGGGGCTTCCAGGGCCGCTGCTACGAGTGCAGCAGCGACTGCCCCAACCTGCAGCCCTACTTCAGCCGCTGCAACTCCATCCGGGTGGACAGCGGCTGCTGGATGCTCTATGAGCGCCCCAACTACCAGGGCCACCAGTACTTCCTGCGGCGTGGCGACTACCCCGACTACCAGCAGTGGATGGGCTTCAACGACTCCGTCCGCTCCTGCCGCCTCATCCCCACAGTGAGT CACTCCGGCACTTTCAGAATGAGAATCTATGAGAGAGATGACTTCAGAGGACAAATGTCAGAGATCACAGACGATTGTCTCTCTCTTCAGGACCGCTTCCACCTCAATGAGATCCACTCCCTCAATGTGCTGGAGGGCTCCTGGGTCCTTTACGAGCTGCCCAACTACAGGGGAAGGCAGTACCTCCTGAGGCCAGGGGAGTACAGGAGATATCTTGACTGGGGGGCGATGAATGCCAAGGCTGGTTCTCTAAGACGGGTGAcagatttttattga
- the LOC137225785 gene encoding gamma-crystallin B isoform X2: MGKITFYEDRGFQGRCYECSSDCPNLQPYFSRCNSIRVDSGCWMLYERPNYQGHQYFLRRGDYPDYQQWMGFNDSVRSCRLIPTHSGTFRMRIYERDDFRGQMSEITDDCLSLQDRFHLNEIHSLNVLEGSWVLYELPNYRGRQYLLRPGEYRRYLDWGAMNAKAGSLRRVTDFY, from the exons ATGGGGAAG ATCACCTTCTATGAGGACCGGGGCTTCCAGGGCCGCTGCTACGAGTGCAGCAGCGACTGCCCCAACCTGCAGCCCTACTTCAGCCGCTGCAACTCCATCCGGGTGGACAGCGGCTGCTGGATGCTCTATGAGCGCCCCAACTACCAGGGCCACCAGTACTTCCTGCGGCGTGGCGACTACCCCGACTACCAGCAGTGGATGGGCTTCAACGACTCCGTCCGCTCCTGCCGCCTCATCCCCACA CACTCCGGCACTTTCAGAATGAGAATCTATGAGAGAGATGACTTCAGAGGACAAATGTCAGAGATCACAGACGATTGTCTCTCTCTTCAGGACCGCTTCCACCTCAATGAGATCCACTCCCTCAATGTGCTGGAGGGCTCCTGGGTCCTTTACGAGCTGCCCAACTACAGGGGAAGGCAGTACCTCCTGAGGCCAGGGGAGTACAGGAGATATCTTGACTGGGGGGCGATGAATGCCAAGGCTGGTTCTCTAAGACGGGTGAcagatttttattga
- the LOC137225785 gene encoding gamma-crystallin B isoform X3, whose amino-acid sequence MGKITFYEDRGFQGRCYECSSDCPNLQPYFSRCNSIRVDSGCWMLYERPNYQGHQYFLRRGDYPDYQQWMGFNDSVRSCRLIPTVSSHRMRIYERDDFRGQMSEITDDCLSLQDRFHLNEIHSLNVLEGSWVLYELPNYRGRQYLLRPGEYRRYLDWGAMNAKAGSLRRVTDFY is encoded by the exons ATGGGGAAG ATCACCTTCTATGAGGACCGGGGCTTCCAGGGCCGCTGCTACGAGTGCAGCAGCGACTGCCCCAACCTGCAGCCCTACTTCAGCCGCTGCAACTCCATCCGGGTGGACAGCGGCTGCTGGATGCTCTATGAGCGCCCCAACTACCAGGGCCACCAGTACTTCCTGCGGCGTGGCGACTACCCCGACTACCAGCAGTGGATGGGCTTCAACGACTCCGTCCGCTCCTGCCGCCTCATCCCCACAGTGAGT TCACATAG AATGAGAATCTATGAGAGAGATGACTTCAGAGGACAAATGTCAGAGATCACAGACGATTGTCTCTCTCTTCAGGACCGCTTCCACCTCAATGAGATCCACTCCCTCAATGTGCTGGAGGGCTCCTGGGTCCTTTACGAGCTGCCCAACTACAGGGGAAGGCAGTACCTCCTGAGGCCAGGGGAGTACAGGAGATATCTTGACTGGGGGGCGATGAATGCCAAGGCTGGTTCTCTAAGACGGGTGAcagatttttattga